A window from Leifsonia shinshuensis encodes these proteins:
- a CDS encoding MFS transporter: MTPSDDRARPRTGWAVTALSLGTLLNPLNSSMIAVALVPLQHDFGVDVTAVTWVITSFYLASAAGQPLMGRLADRFGPRRLFLFGMVVVALACAVTPFSGSFAAVCAGRVALAIGTATAFPSAIAMLRPLAAQSGVGTPRLLGRIQIANTSGAAIGPVLGGALVTFLGWQAIFWVNVPLAALTFVGVQLFAPRDAERARTPLSRTLAESDIPGILLFVATLTSLLVFLLDLHPQPLWWLLPVCVVAAGLFVWRELRSTHPFLDLRLLAANRRLLMVYLCFAIFNVVYYSAFFGLPQYLQTHDGYSAGAAGLLMFPLAAVTIVVTPLAARAIESIGLRPTLLSGAVALVAGAALLAVAAITPAPWAVLLLTAALGIPYCVVSIAMNQALYSSARPEDSGVAAGIFQTSRYVGAIVATTVLGLLFSGGTTASSWLTAVTVATALAVVHLALLVFVRPRSPRAEQPAAA; this comes from the coding sequence GTGACACCCTCCGACGACCGCGCCCGCCCGCGCACCGGCTGGGCGGTGACCGCGCTCAGCCTCGGCACGCTCCTGAACCCGCTCAACTCCTCCATGATCGCCGTGGCGCTGGTGCCGCTGCAGCACGACTTCGGTGTGGATGTGACAGCGGTCACCTGGGTGATCACCTCGTTCTATCTCGCCTCAGCGGCAGGGCAGCCGCTGATGGGTCGCCTCGCGGACCGGTTCGGTCCGCGCCGCCTGTTCCTGTTCGGGATGGTCGTGGTCGCGCTCGCGTGCGCCGTCACGCCGTTCTCGGGGTCGTTCGCCGCGGTGTGCGCGGGCCGTGTCGCGCTGGCCATCGGCACGGCGACGGCGTTCCCGTCGGCGATCGCGATGCTGCGTCCCCTCGCCGCGCAGTCCGGTGTCGGGACGCCGCGCCTGCTCGGGCGCATCCAGATCGCCAACACGTCGGGTGCCGCGATCGGGCCGGTGCTGGGCGGAGCGCTGGTCACCTTCCTCGGCTGGCAGGCGATCTTCTGGGTGAACGTGCCGCTGGCCGCGCTCACCTTCGTCGGCGTACAGCTGTTCGCCCCGCGTGACGCCGAGCGCGCGCGGACGCCGCTCAGCCGGACGCTCGCCGAGTCGGACATCCCGGGCATCCTGCTGTTCGTCGCCACGCTGACGTCGCTGCTGGTGTTCCTGCTCGACCTGCACCCGCAGCCGCTGTGGTGGCTGCTCCCGGTGTGCGTCGTCGCGGCCGGGCTGTTCGTCTGGCGGGAACTCCGCAGCACGCATCCGTTCCTCGACCTGCGACTGCTGGCGGCGAACCGGCGGCTGCTCATGGTCTACCTGTGCTTCGCCATCTTCAACGTGGTCTACTACTCGGCGTTCTTCGGCCTCCCCCAGTACCTGCAGACGCACGACGGTTACTCGGCGGGGGCCGCCGGTCTGCTGATGTTCCCGCTGGCGGCGGTCACCATCGTCGTGACGCCGCTGGCGGCGCGGGCGATCGAGTCGATCGGGCTGCGGCCGACCCTGCTCTCGGGCGCGGTCGCGCTCGTGGCCGGCGCGGCCCTGCTCGCGGTCGCCGCGATCACGCCGGCGCCGTGGGCGGTGCTGCTGCTGACCGCAGCGCTCGGCATCCCCTACTGCGTGGTCAGCATCGCGATGAACCAGGCGCTCTACTCGTCGGCGCGACCGGAGGACAGCGGCGTCGCGGCGGGCATCTTCCAGACGTCGAGGTACGTGGGCGCCATCGTGGCGACGACGGTCCTCGGCCTGCTGTTCAGCGGCGGGACGACGGCGTCCAGCTGGCTCACGGCGGTCACCGTGGCGACGGCGCTGGCCGTGGTGCATCTCGCGCTGCTGGTGTTCGTCCGGCCGCGCAGTCCGCGCGCGGAGCAGCCCGCGGCGGCGTGA
- a CDS encoding response regulator transcription factor, producing MGDDRGLVLVVEDEPAIAELERMYLADAGFGVHVERDGSRALESVSRLRPAAIVLDIGVPGMDGVEVCRRLRARGDWTPVVFVTARDDEVDRILGLELGADDYVTKPFSPRELVARIRGLIRRAAGSPGAEARRIGPVSLDPARRRVEAGGARVELTATEFDLLEHLMSQPGRVFTREQLLSSVWGVADYSSSRTVDVHVAQLRTKLGDASWIIRTARGVGYSAAGADD from the coding sequence GTGGGCGATGACAGGGGCCTCGTGCTGGTGGTCGAGGACGAGCCGGCGATCGCCGAGCTGGAGCGGATGTATCTGGCCGATGCCGGATTCGGCGTTCATGTCGAGCGCGATGGGTCCCGCGCACTCGAGTCGGTGTCCCGCCTGCGCCCCGCGGCCATCGTGCTCGACATCGGCGTCCCGGGAATGGACGGCGTCGAGGTCTGCCGACGGCTCCGGGCCCGGGGCGACTGGACGCCGGTGGTGTTCGTGACGGCGCGCGATGACGAGGTGGACCGCATCCTGGGCCTGGAGCTGGGCGCCGACGATTACGTGACCAAGCCGTTCTCGCCGCGCGAGCTGGTGGCGCGCATCCGCGGCCTGATCCGTCGTGCGGCCGGCTCCCCTGGCGCCGAGGCCCGCCGGATCGGTCCGGTGAGCCTGGACCCGGCACGCCGGCGCGTGGAGGCCGGGGGCGCGCGGGTGGAGCTGACCGCCACCGAGTTCGATCTGCTGGAGCACCTGATGTCGCAGCCCGGGAGGGTGTTCACCCGCGAGCAGCTGCTCTCCTCGGTCTGGGGCGTCGCCGACTACAGCAGCAGCCGCACCGTGGACGTGCATGTCGCGCAGCTGCGCACCAAGCTCGGCGACGCCTCCTGGATCATCCGCACGGCACGCGGCGTCGGCTACAGCGCCGCCGGGGCCGATGACTGA
- a CDS encoding HAMP domain-containing sensor histidine kinase, producing the protein MTDAARTPPLPCARRWSASLAGRIMVGTVAVGVIAVLVTALLAVQVVQSVAESQARQQLKAQATALVAVRASGVRLGAARLAVLGDRFAVVDADGTLSGPARAAVPASAVRDLTRGRSVSGSTTLAGHDAVYVGIPAADGGGVVGVRKVADIAAADAELTRWLLLALAGGLVVAVVSGVLLARRLGRPLTRIAGSARALAAGGRGVPIRDESIAEIDDIAHALRGLDGALTVSEERQREFLLSVSHEIRTPLTAIRGYAEALGDGMVAPDDRMRVGRTLAEESERLRRFLDDLLELARLEADDFRLDPQPVDPGSTVIAAVDAWQGAAGRVDVPLRAELAPGIPTVVTDGMRLRQVLDGLIENALRATPSGSPIVVAASPAPGGGVRLSVRDGGPGLTEQDAEVAFERGELRDRYREVRSVGTGLGLSIARRLVGRLGGTIGVGAAPEGGASFDVSLPSSNIPRAER; encoded by the coding sequence ATGACTGACGCCGCTCGCACGCCGCCGCTCCCCTGCGCCCGGCGCTGGAGCGCCTCCCTCGCCGGCCGGATCATGGTCGGGACCGTCGCGGTCGGGGTGATCGCTGTGCTGGTGACCGCGTTGCTCGCCGTCCAGGTCGTGCAGTCGGTGGCCGAGAGCCAGGCGCGGCAGCAGCTCAAGGCGCAGGCGACGGCCCTCGTCGCCGTCCGGGCGTCCGGCGTGCGGCTCGGTGCAGCGCGGCTGGCGGTGCTCGGCGACCGGTTCGCCGTGGTGGATGCGGACGGCACCCTCTCGGGTCCGGCGCGGGCCGCGGTGCCCGCGAGTGCTGTGCGCGACCTGACACGCGGACGGTCGGTCTCCGGTTCGACGACGCTCGCCGGGCACGACGCCGTCTACGTCGGCATCCCGGCGGCGGACGGTGGAGGCGTCGTCGGCGTGCGGAAAGTGGCCGACATCGCCGCGGCCGATGCGGAGCTGACCCGCTGGCTGCTCCTCGCTCTCGCCGGCGGCCTCGTCGTGGCCGTCGTCAGCGGGGTGCTGCTCGCGCGCCGCCTCGGGCGCCCCCTCACCCGTATCGCGGGGAGCGCGCGAGCCCTCGCCGCAGGCGGCCGGGGCGTGCCGATCCGGGACGAGTCGATCGCCGAGATCGACGACATCGCGCACGCTCTACGCGGGCTGGATGGAGCGCTCACGGTGAGCGAGGAGCGGCAGCGCGAGTTCCTGCTGTCGGTGTCCCACGAGATCCGCACGCCGCTCACCGCGATCCGCGGGTACGCCGAGGCCCTGGGGGACGGCATGGTGGCCCCGGACGATCGGATGCGCGTCGGCCGCACGCTCGCCGAGGAGTCGGAGCGGCTCCGCCGGTTCCTCGACGACCTGCTGGAGCTGGCGCGCCTTGAAGCCGACGACTTCCGCCTCGACCCGCAGCCCGTCGACCCGGGTTCGACGGTGATCGCCGCCGTTGATGCCTGGCAGGGAGCGGCCGGACGCGTCGACGTGCCTCTCCGCGCAGAGCTCGCTCCGGGCATCCCGACCGTGGTGACCGACGGGATGCGCCTGCGGCAAGTGCTCGACGGACTGATCGAGAACGCACTGCGCGCCACCCCCTCCGGGTCCCCGATCGTGGTGGCGGCTTCGCCGGCGCCGGGCGGCGGCGTCCGGCTCTCGGTGCGTGACGGCGGGCCGGGGCTGACCGAGCAGGATGCGGAGGTCGCGTTCGAGCGCGGCGAACTGCGCGATCGGTACCGGGAGGTGCGCTCGGTCGGCACCGGGCTCGGACTGTCGATCGCCCGCCGCCTGGTCGGGCGGCTCGGCGGGACCATCGGGGTGGGCGCGGCGCCCGAGGGCGGCGCCTCCTTCGACGTCTCCTTACCTTCCTCGAACATTCCCCGAGCGGAGCGCTGA
- a CDS encoding DUF5666 domain-containing protein, with the protein MSDNDIPTPLASDETRPYDTVSAPGAAVPSAPPAQPAAPEPFVRRHAVAVAIVAAVLAVIVVAGGTAWGVSAAVASTQTASAPMKPTVHAAGTKASARKAAASKHAKAHAVRGTITAISGDSWTVRSASGKTATVKLDSATTFGTKKTPATRDSFAVGDRIGVLGTRSGTTVTAKKIVHLHATSTGTPSPAPSA; encoded by the coding sequence ATGAGCGACAACGACATCCCCACCCCTCTCGCGTCCGACGAGACGCGCCCGTACGACACCGTGAGCGCCCCCGGCGCTGCCGTCCCCTCGGCGCCGCCTGCCCAACCCGCCGCACCCGAACCGTTCGTGCGGCGGCACGCTGTGGCCGTCGCGATCGTCGCCGCGGTGCTCGCGGTCATCGTCGTCGCCGGAGGCACGGCGTGGGGCGTCTCCGCGGCCGTCGCGAGCACGCAGACGGCGAGCGCGCCCATGAAGCCGACCGTCCACGCCGCCGGCACGAAAGCTTCCGCTCGCAAGGCTGCCGCTTCCAAGCACGCGAAGGCGCACGCCGTGCGGGGAACGATCACCGCGATCTCCGGGGACAGCTGGACTGTTCGCAGCGCATCCGGCAAGACGGCGACGGTCAAGCTCGACTCGGCGACCACCTTCGGCACGAAGAAGACCCCTGCCACTCGCGACTCCTTCGCCGTCGGCGACCGCATCGGGGTGCTCGGCACGCGGTCGGGCACGACGGTGACTGCGAAGAAGATCGTCCATCTCCACGCCACCTCGACGGGCACTCCGAGCCCTGCGCCGTCGGCCTGA
- a CDS encoding alpha/beta family hydrolase, with the protein MQCDVPTSVGPGRLTVSAAPEPTAVLWLGHGAGGGIDAPDLAVLASRLPDRGITVIRYEQPWRVAGKRVAARPATLDVAWLETAPAVRELAHGLPLVVGGRSAGARVACRTAASTGAAGVVCLAFPLHPPGRQDASRLDELREPDVPVLVLQGGRDPFGGAEQLVAELGTQTGVRVVEVPGADHGMKVAKASAFGPADVRELLTASVEGFVREVSSRP; encoded by the coding sequence ATGCAGTGCGATGTCCCCACCTCGGTCGGCCCAGGGCGCCTGACGGTGTCCGCCGCCCCGGAGCCCACCGCCGTGCTCTGGCTGGGCCACGGCGCGGGCGGCGGCATCGACGCGCCCGACCTCGCCGTGCTGGCGTCGCGGCTGCCCGACCGCGGCATCACCGTGATCCGCTACGAGCAGCCGTGGCGGGTCGCGGGTAAGCGCGTCGCCGCGCGGCCGGCCACTCTCGACGTGGCGTGGCTCGAGACCGCGCCGGCCGTCCGGGAGCTTGCGCACGGGCTCCCGCTCGTCGTCGGGGGACGCAGCGCGGGTGCGCGCGTCGCCTGTCGCACCGCCGCATCCACCGGTGCCGCCGGCGTGGTCTGCCTCGCGTTCCCGCTGCACCCGCCGGGCCGACAGGACGCGTCACGGCTGGACGAGCTCCGCGAACCGGACGTGCCCGTCCTCGTGCTGCAGGGCGGCCGGGACCCGTTCGGCGGCGCCGAGCAGCTCGTGGCCGAACTCGGCACGCAGACGGGCGTCCGGGTGGTGGAGGTGCCCGGCGCCGATCACGGCATGAAGGTGGCGAAGGCCTCCGCGTTCGGGCCGGCGGACGTGCGCGAACTGCTCACCGCGTCGGTGGAGGGGTTCGTGCGCGAGGTCAGTAGTCGCCCTTGA
- a CDS encoding phage tail protein: MPYVVDFENVSTVGLESSPVAEALAGLRANEARYFRNKYDHAFTVGTAEEEADAVARVARVLEEERGIVIASPALEATRFQVEGIDWTYVFYESGLSVNLLWTLEDAGKRAVGFKLSDGMDEPDELSAFKFARQRSKLAGTIRGSYFVVKGDY; the protein is encoded by the coding sequence ATGCCGTACGTCGTCGACTTCGAGAACGTGTCCACCGTCGGGCTGGAGTCGTCCCCGGTCGCCGAGGCGCTCGCGGGGCTGCGGGCGAACGAGGCGCGCTACTTCCGCAACAAGTACGACCACGCCTTCACCGTCGGAACGGCAGAGGAGGAGGCGGACGCCGTCGCGCGCGTCGCCCGGGTGCTCGAGGAGGAGCGCGGCATCGTGATCGCGTCGCCGGCGCTCGAGGCGACACGGTTCCAAGTCGAGGGGATCGACTGGACCTACGTCTTCTACGAGTCCGGCCTGTCGGTGAACCTGCTCTGGACGCTGGAGGATGCGGGCAAGCGCGCCGTCGGGTTCAAGCTCTCCGATGGGATGGACGAGCCCGACGAGCTCTCCGCGTTCAAGTTCGCGCGCCAGCGGTCGAAGCTGGCCGGCACCATCCGCGGGTCCTACTTCGTCGTCAAGGGCGACTACTGA
- a CDS encoding sugar O-acetyltransferase, whose product MSDLLMRIQSPEFQAMSERVLEVTALTSRLNVLPFDDEAGKAELFERILGRPLPPRATIYPPFFTDHGLNLDLADRVFINQNCTFLDYAGIRLAERVMVAPQATFITVGHPVDTEDRRIWLTGGPIDVEENVWIGAGATILPGVTIGRDSVIAAGAVVAEDVPPRSLVAGGKATVRRSW is encoded by the coding sequence GTGTCCGACCTGCTGATGCGCATCCAGAGTCCCGAGTTCCAGGCGATGTCCGAGCGCGTGCTCGAGGTGACCGCCCTCACGTCCCGCCTCAACGTGCTGCCCTTCGACGATGAGGCGGGCAAGGCGGAGCTGTTCGAGCGCATCCTCGGCCGTCCGCTGCCGCCGCGCGCCACGATCTACCCGCCGTTCTTCACCGACCACGGGCTCAACCTCGACCTCGCGGACCGCGTCTTCATCAACCAGAACTGCACGTTCCTCGACTATGCGGGCATCCGCCTGGCCGAGCGCGTCATGGTCGCGCCCCAGGCGACCTTCATCACGGTCGGACACCCCGTCGACACCGAGGACCGCCGCATCTGGCTGACCGGAGGCCCGATCGACGTGGAGGAGAACGTGTGGATCGGCGCGGGCGCCACGATCCTACCCGGTGTCACGATCGGCCGAGACTCCGTGATCGCGGCAGGCGCGGTCGTCGCGGAGGACGTGCCGCCGCGGAGTCTCGTAGCGGGCGGGAAGGCGACGGTGCGACGGTCCTGGTGA
- a CDS encoding CHAP domain-containing protein: MPELLNRSPGEVLAAMGRSFGATWPNPWWPSGNSNYDDCAACVSYYLFGLNSFGNPYYTYVSQIQNWGRDRGVWHDGSAGVQPGDVLAFDWDGDGDPDHTEIVVAVSPGGSVVTSRGTNSNPGDDMRDRTRSAGYILSYIRPPYLQGDEFDMASLDDLNRIVNDAVARAIAATASATATRTSAIRREGRGRLYFCEEPPPGLPQFICIFWDRTANNILYANGGETQARHWNELYYQTADTVEQARSAAVEPDRFRKLVDFALGRDSSFTNQFADNP, translated from the coding sequence ATGCCTGAACTCCTCAACCGGTCGCCGGGGGAAGTGCTCGCCGCGATGGGCCGGTCGTTCGGCGCCACCTGGCCGAACCCGTGGTGGCCGAGCGGCAACAGCAACTACGACGACTGCGCGGCCTGCGTCAGCTACTACCTGTTCGGGCTGAACTCGTTCGGCAATCCCTACTACACCTACGTCTCGCAGATCCAGAACTGGGGACGCGACCGCGGCGTCTGGCACGACGGCTCGGCGGGCGTGCAGCCCGGCGACGTGCTGGCGTTCGACTGGGACGGGGACGGCGACCCCGACCACACCGAGATCGTGGTGGCCGTGTCGCCGGGCGGCTCCGTCGTGACCTCGCGCGGCACCAACTCCAATCCCGGCGACGACATGCGCGACCGCACCCGCTCGGCCGGGTACATCCTCAGCTACATCCGGCCGCCCTATCTGCAAGGAGATGAGTTCGACATGGCCTCACTCGACGACCTCAACCGCATCGTCAACGACGCCGTCGCGCGGGCGATCGCCGCGACGGCGAGCGCCACCGCCACGCGCACCAGCGCGATCCGGAGGGAGGGACGCGGGCGGCTCTACTTCTGCGAGGAACCTCCGCCCGGGCTGCCCCAGTTCATCTGCATCTTCTGGGATCGCACGGCCAACAACATCCTCTACGCCAACGGCGGCGAGACGCAGGCCCGGCACTGGAACGAGCTGTACTACCAGACGGCCGACACCGTGGAGCAGGCGAGAAGCGCCGCCGTCGAGCCGGACCGGTTCCGGAAGCTCGTCGATTTCGCACTCGGCCGGGATTCGTCGTTCACGAACCAGTTCGCGGACAACCCCTGA
- a CDS encoding cell wall-binding repeat-containing protein, which produces MTLLVAGLTWTGTTAVATPTTVSTPSAGQLVVPGGGGSQLAMLPDGSQLYATSAASILSHVDMVGHRALASVPIDVYPYDVDVTPDGRMLVVADLQTRWNTGLGTAGAVVLVSTASNSVVKVLPVRGEALTVRVAPDGRTAWALTSTSIPDTTQEISTLVGVDLVQQKVTTTIDLGTGTVIGADIAFAPDSSKVYVPEFDTAGAVGRLAVIDIASGQLTSTAPLQTQPRAAVITQDGASLFLLNRPGVDRSSATLEKVDLATGTSTVISLPGSQNLFHPIGISPDGSSVYVGMTQAVDRLQVSDSTVTSISLHTDATSIGFVPGGARVLVSENNRELAVIDDASRTVTAQVPGAGGGPIAITPDGHTAFVMGGGRTDTTVDEQGFGIVDLDSVGWAPTVTRIYGSDRYQTSLAAASAAYPATAPVVYVSTGTDFPDALGAAAVAAKAKGPLILTPPGFLAAGTVDKIKALAPKRIVVVGGVNAVAPAVVDQLSAIAPVTRAAGSDRYATNRALVQSAFTAPVPKAYIATGRGFADALSASAAAGGAGAPVILVDGSAATVDPATLELLRTLGTTSFTVVGGSDVLSDGIAQQLATLGSVTRLGGGDRYGTSFLVGQDANAHPASAYLATGSAFADALSGAALAASTGSPLYLAPPGCIPRMTEDALAAAGTAKVGVIGGPNALGPWVESLSIC; this is translated from the coding sequence GTGACGCTGCTCGTGGCCGGGCTCACGTGGACGGGGACGACCGCCGTTGCGACGCCCACGACGGTGTCGACGCCGTCGGCCGGGCAGCTCGTCGTGCCGGGTGGCGGAGGCAGCCAGCTCGCCATGCTGCCGGACGGGTCGCAGCTGTATGCCACCTCAGCGGCGAGCATCCTCTCGCATGTGGACATGGTCGGCCACCGCGCCCTGGCCTCCGTGCCGATCGACGTCTACCCGTACGACGTCGATGTCACCCCGGATGGACGGATGCTGGTCGTCGCCGACCTGCAGACACGGTGGAACACCGGCCTCGGGACCGCCGGCGCTGTCGTGCTCGTGTCGACTGCCTCCAATTCCGTCGTCAAGGTCCTGCCTGTCCGGGGCGAGGCGCTGACCGTCCGGGTCGCACCCGACGGCCGGACCGCCTGGGCGCTGACGAGCACATCCATCCCTGACACGACGCAGGAGATCTCGACGCTCGTCGGCGTCGACCTCGTGCAGCAGAAGGTGACGACGACGATCGACCTGGGCACGGGCACGGTGATCGGCGCCGACATCGCTTTCGCTCCCGACTCGTCGAAGGTGTACGTGCCGGAGTTCGACACCGCGGGCGCGGTGGGGCGGCTTGCCGTGATCGACATCGCGTCCGGACAGCTGACCTCGACGGCGCCGCTTCAGACGCAGCCCCGCGCCGCGGTGATCACCCAGGATGGCGCGTCGCTGTTCCTCCTGAACCGCCCCGGCGTCGACAGGTCGTCCGCCACGCTCGAGAAGGTCGATCTGGCGACAGGGACCTCCACGGTGATCTCGTTGCCCGGCTCCCAGAACCTGTTCCACCCGATCGGGATCTCGCCCGACGGCTCCTCCGTGTACGTCGGCATGACACAAGCTGTCGACCGGCTCCAGGTCTCCGACAGCACCGTGACGAGCATCAGCCTGCACACCGACGCGACCTCCATCGGCTTCGTGCCCGGAGGCGCCCGCGTCCTCGTCAGCGAGAACAACCGCGAGCTGGCCGTCATCGACGACGCGTCCCGGACCGTCACCGCGCAGGTTCCCGGCGCCGGCGGCGGGCCGATCGCCATCACCCCCGACGGGCACACCGCGTTCGTCATGGGCGGCGGCCGCACCGACACGACCGTGGACGAGCAGGGGTTCGGGATCGTCGACCTCGACTCGGTCGGCTGGGCGCCGACGGTGACGCGCATCTACGGTTCCGACCGGTATCAGACCTCCCTCGCTGCCGCCTCCGCCGCCTACCCGGCGACCGCCCCGGTCGTGTACGTCTCCACCGGGACCGACTTCCCGGATGCCCTGGGCGCCGCGGCCGTCGCCGCCAAGGCGAAGGGCCCGCTCATCCTCACCCCGCCGGGCTTCCTCGCAGCGGGGACGGTCGACAAGATCAAGGCCCTTGCCCCGAAGCGGATCGTCGTCGTCGGCGGCGTCAACGCGGTCGCACCGGCCGTGGTCGACCAGCTCAGCGCGATCGCGCCCGTCACGCGCGCGGCCGGGTCCGACCGGTATGCGACGAACCGCGCGCTGGTGCAGTCCGCCTTCACAGCGCCGGTGCCCAAGGCGTACATCGCCACCGGACGCGGGTTCGCCGACGCCCTGTCCGCCTCGGCCGCCGCGGGCGGCGCCGGAGCGCCGGTGATTCTCGTGGACGGCTCGGCCGCGACCGTCGATCCGGCGACGCTCGAACTGCTGCGCACGCTGGGGACCACATCCTTCACCGTCGTCGGCGGCTCGGACGTGCTGTCGGACGGCATCGCCCAGCAGCTGGCGACGCTCGGCTCGGTGACCCGCCTCGGCGGCGGCGACCGCTACGGGACGTCGTTCCTCGTCGGCCAGGACGCGAACGCCCACCCCGCCTCCGCCTACCTCGCCACCGGCTCCGCGTTCGCGGACGCGCTCTCCGGTGCGGCGCTCGCGGCGAGCACCGGCTCCCCGCTCTACCTGGCCCCTCCGGGGTGCATCCCGCGGATGACGGAGGACGCGCTCGCGGCGGCCGGCACGGCGAAGGTCGGCGTGATCGGCGGCCCGAACGCGCTCGGCCCGTGGGTCGAGTCGCTGTCGATCTGCTGA
- a CDS encoding LON peptidase substrate-binding domain-containing protein translates to MAASPMFPLGSVLFPFVAIPLRVFEPRYLTLVGRLLDEVEPGFEFGVVLIERGSEAGGGDQRASVGTIAHLVSATADADDLFIVGVGTRRFTVEAWLDDDPYPRAELSMLPDLEWSDALEPLRAEAEAVVRRVIARVDEPESDAAIELSEDPVAAVWQLAAIAPLGEYDRYTLLRSTSMGGLLRQVIDLTLEAEELWAAGGGI, encoded by the coding sequence ATGGCCGCCTCACCGATGTTCCCGCTCGGATCCGTGCTGTTCCCGTTCGTGGCGATCCCGCTGCGTGTCTTCGAGCCGCGCTATCTCACGTTGGTCGGCCGATTGCTCGACGAGGTCGAACCGGGGTTCGAGTTCGGCGTCGTCCTCATCGAGCGCGGGTCCGAAGCCGGAGGTGGCGACCAGCGCGCCTCGGTCGGGACGATCGCGCATCTTGTGAGCGCCACCGCGGACGCCGACGACCTGTTCATCGTGGGCGTCGGGACCCGGCGGTTCACGGTCGAGGCCTGGCTCGACGACGACCCGTATCCCCGGGCCGAGCTCTCGATGCTGCCCGATCTGGAGTGGTCCGACGCGCTCGAACCCCTGCGGGCCGAGGCCGAAGCGGTCGTCCGCCGCGTGATCGCCCGCGTCGACGAGCCGGAGTCGGATGCAGCGATCGAGCTGTCGGAGGATCCGGTCGCAGCCGTGTGGCAGCTGGCGGCGATCGCCCCGCTGGGCGAGTACGACAGGTACACCCTGCTGAGGTCGACATCGATGGGGGGTCTCCTGCGTCAGGTGATCGATCTGACCCTGGAGGCCGAGGAGCTCTGGGCCGCCGGGGGAGGCATCTGA
- a CDS encoding DUF427 domain-containing protein: MTRPRPEIPGPGQESVWDYPRPPRIERVAAPVTIRLGSQLIVDTRDVVRVLETSHPPVYYLPIADFAPGALVDADGSSFCEFKGTARYLDVRGGGEVRSASGWNYPHPSPGYELLRDRVAVYAQQMDECTVDGEVVTPQPGGFYGGWVTRAVVGPFKGVPGSYGW, from the coding sequence GTGACCCGACCCCGCCCCGAGATCCCAGGACCGGGTCAGGAGTCCGTGTGGGACTACCCGAGGCCGCCGCGCATCGAGCGCGTGGCCGCGCCCGTCACGATCCGTCTGGGCAGCCAGCTCATCGTCGACACCCGAGACGTCGTCCGGGTGCTCGAGACCAGCCATCCGCCTGTCTACTACCTCCCGATCGCGGACTTCGCGCCCGGCGCGCTGGTCGACGCCGACGGCTCGTCGTTCTGCGAGTTCAAGGGAACCGCACGATACCTCGACGTGCGCGGCGGAGGCGAGGTGCGGTCCGCGAGCGGATGGAACTACCCGCATCCGTCGCCCGGGTACGAGCTGCTCCGGGACCGCGTCGCCGTCTACGCCCAGCAGATGGACGAGTGCACGGTCGACGGCGAGGTCGTCACGCCGCAGCCCGGAGGCTTCTACGGCGGCTGGGTCACGAGGGCTGTGGTCGGGCCGTTCAAGGGGGTGCCTGGGTCATACGGCTGGTGA
- a CDS encoding HNH endonuclease codes for MGDVLAVMESSPEVILAVASKQSLVDAEATYATLGQAGELYRTPKTLGTIGAPEHLAVKWAYTNRLVPQDRNARMYYEILKELVGDFDCPYCLRREVDELDHYLPKSTFHYLAVTPLNLVPICSKCNKKKKAFVAAVAEEQPLHPYFDDLGEFDWLVAVLNETSGALTYTIVSPPRWNATLSARVGAHFSRHELGRLYSKQASRFLGGLRLELTKRFVLGGAPAVRQSLLDLERSWATGGFEPWNVAALRAWSQSEWFCGGGFGPLVLANDDLPSASDPIA; via the coding sequence GTGGGGGATGTTCTCGCGGTTATGGAGTCCTCGCCGGAGGTGATCCTCGCGGTCGCGAGCAAACAGTCCTTGGTGGACGCGGAAGCGACCTACGCGACACTGGGACAGGCCGGAGAGTTGTACCGCACTCCAAAGACGCTCGGTACGATCGGTGCTCCCGAGCATCTCGCCGTCAAATGGGCATATACGAACCGGCTAGTACCCCAAGACCGCAATGCTCGCATGTACTACGAGATTCTGAAGGAACTAGTCGGAGATTTTGACTGTCCGTACTGTCTCCGACGCGAGGTCGACGAGCTCGATCATTACCTGCCTAAGTCGACGTTCCACTATCTCGCTGTCACTCCGCTCAACCTTGTGCCGATATGCAGCAAGTGCAACAAGAAGAAGAAGGCCTTCGTGGCCGCGGTGGCGGAGGAACAACCGCTCCACCCGTATTTTGATGATCTCGGAGAGTTCGATTGGCTGGTCGCCGTCCTAAATGAGACGAGCGGAGCGTTGACTTACACGATCGTGTCGCCCCCTCGGTGGAACGCGACCCTATCGGCGCGAGTCGGCGCGCACTTCAGCCGTCACGAACTCGGGCGGCTCTACTCGAAACAGGCGTCCCGCTTCCTCGGTGGTCTCCGTCTCGAACTGACAAAAAGGTTCGTGCTTGGCGGCGCGCCCGCCGTAAGGCAATCTCTTCTCGACCTTGAACGCTCTTGGGCAACCGGAGGCTTCGAGCCGTGGAACGTCGCTGCACTTCGCGCGTGGAGTCAAAGCGAATGGTTCTGTGGGGGTGGTTTTGGGCCGCTTGTCTTGGCCAATGATGACCTGCCGTCAGCAAGCGACCCGATTGCTTGA